Genomic segment of Prochlorococcus marinus CUG1433:
TAACTTATTCCATATTGCTTGGCAAGGTAACTTCGAGCAATTTGTACTTGATCCAACTCACGTTCGTCCTATTGCTCATGCTATTTGGGATCCTCATTTTGGATCTGGTATCACAGAAGCAATGACACAAGCTGGAGCCAATGGTCCGGTAAACATAGCTTACTCAGGTCTCTACCATTGGTGGTACACAATTGGAATGAGAACTAATGAGCAACTCTTCCAAGCTTCAATATTCATGAGTATTTTGGCTTGTTGGACTCTATTTGCAGGTTGGTTACACTTACAGCCAAAATTCAGACCATCTCTAGCATGGTTTAAAAATGCAGAGTCAAGATTAAATCATCATTTAGCTGTCTTATTTGGTTTTAGTAGTATCGCTTGGACTGGTCATTTGGTTCATGTTGCAATACCTGAGTCAAGAGGTCAACATGTAGGTTGGGATAACTGGTTAACAGTGCTTCCACATCCCGCAGGATTAGCGCCTTTCTTTACTTTAAACTGGGGAGCATATGCCCAAAATCCTGATTCTCTAGACCAAGTATTTGGAACAGCTGAGGGAGCTGGTACAGCAATCTTTACTTTCTTGGGTGGTCTTCATCCTCAAAGTGAAGCACTATGGCTTACTGACATTGCACATCACCATATTGCAATTGGTACAGTTTTTGTAATTGCTGGTCATATGTATAGAAATACTTTTGGTATTGGTCATAGCCTCAAAGAAATTACAGAAGCTCATAATACAAGACACCCTAATGATCCTCATAAAGGTAGCTTCGGAATTAACCACGATGGAATATATGAAACTGTAAATAACTCATTACATTTCCAACTTGGATTAGCTTTAGCATCACTTGGTGTTGCAACTTCTCTTGTAGCCCAACATATGGGTGCACTTCCCTCTTACGCTTTTATTGCCCGTGACTACACCACACAATCCGCTCTATATAGTCATCATCAGTACATAGCTATGTTCTTGATGGTCGGTGCTTTTGCACACGGAGCCATTTTCTTTGTGAGAGATTACGATCCTGAATTAAATAAGGATAATGTACTAGCAAGAGTACTTGGAACAAAGGAAGCTTTGATTAGCCACCTTAGTTGGGTAACAATGTTGCTAGGATTCCATACTCTTGGAATTTATGTTCACAATGATGTTGTCGTAGCTTTTGGTAATCCTGAAAAGCAGATTCTAATCGAGCCAGTATTTGCTCAATTCGTTCAAGCTGCTCAAGGTAAGATGATGTACGGCTTTAACGCTTTGTTATCTGATCCTACAAGTTCAGCAACTCTCGCAGCTAATTCATTACCAGGTAATCATTACTGGATGGATCTTATCAATAGACAAGATGCATTAAGTGCTTTCTTACCTATCGGGCCAGCAGATTTCTTGGTTCACCATGCTATAGCTTTAGGTCTTCATACAACTGCTTTGATCCTTATCAAAGGTGCACTTGATGCTAGAGGAACAAAATTAATTCCTGATAAGAAAGATTTAGGTTATGCTTTCCCTTGCGATGGACCTGGACGTGGTGGTACTTGTGATAGTTCATCTTGGGACGCTATGTACTTAGCTATGTTCTGGGCATTAAATTTAATAGCATGGGTAACTTTTTACTGGCATTGGAAACACCTAGCAATTTGGCAGGGTAATGTAGCGCAATTTAACGAATCAGGAACTTATCTAATGGGTTGGTTTAGAGATTATCTCTGGTTAAACTCTGCGCAACTTATTAATGGATATAATCCATTTGGAGTAAATTCTCTATCTCCTTGGGCTTGGATGTTCCTATTCGGTCATTTAGTTTGGGCTACTGGTTTCATGTTCCTAATATCATGGCGTGGTTACTGGCAAGAGTTAATTGAAACATTAGTTTGGGCGCATCAGCGTACTCCAATTGCTAACCTTGTTGGCTGGAGAGATAAGCCAGTTGCACTTTCAATTGTTCAAGCTAGATTAGTTGGACTAGCACATTTCACGATTGGAAACATACTTACATTTGGTGCATTTGTTATCGCATCCACTTCAGGTAAGTTTGGTTAAATTTCCCTTAAATAATTTAAATCACCACGTTTGTGGTGATTTTTTTTGTTTAATTTTAATGTTATAAATTAAGTTAAAATTGTGTAATTATTATTAAATATAAATGTCAGATATAAAACAATTAATTTCTATTATCGTCCCTGTTTTCAATGAAAGCGAGAGTATTGGGCTTTTATTGGATGAAGTTATAAATGTAATGTCATCTCATAAATTTAATTTTGAATTGATTGTTGTAAATGATGGTTCTAAAGATAATACTCATCAAGTATTAAAGCAACTAACTCACAAAATCAAGGAATTGTCAGTAATTTCCCTTCGCAAAAATTACGGTCAAACAGCAGCAATGTCAGCTGGCTTTGATAATTCTAAGGGCGATATTGTTATTACTTTGGATGGTGATTTACAGAATGATCCAAATGATATTCCTTTATTAATTTCAGAAATTAATAATGGTTATGATTTGGTTTGTGGTTGGAGGTTTGATAGAAAAGATAAATTAATTAATAGAAAGATACCATCAAAAATAGCGAATAAGTTAATAGCTCACGTAACAGGTTTAAAGTTGCATGACTATGGTTGCTCATTAAAAGCTTTTAAGAAAGAAATAATAGAAGATATAAAGTTATATGGGGAACTTCACAGGTTTTTGCCAGTTTTAGCAAATATTGAAGGTGCAAGAATCAAAGAAATTAAAGTAAATCATAGGAGCAGGCAATATGGATCTAGTAAATATGGAATTGATAGAACTTTTAGAGTTTTAATGGATTTACTAACTGTTTGGTTTATGACAAAATTTTTAACAAGACCGATGTATGGATTTGGTTTTGTTGGAATTATAAGTATTTTCTCTAGTCTTGCGATAAGTTCTTATTTGATAGTTTTAAAAATAATGGGTGAGGATATTGGAAATCGTCCGTTGCTGATGTTTGCATTAATATTAGGAATTGCTGGTGTTCAATTATTTAGCTTTGGATTATTGAGCGAACTTTTAATTAGGACTTATCATGAAAGTCAAAGTCGTCCAATTTACAGAATTAGATCAATAAACAGTGCTAAGCAAAATTAATTGTTTACTTGAACTGTCTTATTAATAAAGCTGAAATTTCAACGACTTCAGGAGAAATATCTCTCAAGCCTTTTCGTAAAATTGGTAATGTTGATTTATCAGCCAATTCTTTCGCAATTTTTAATGCCTTTAATTTATTTTCTTTATCACCCTGAAAAAGACTAATCATTTTATTTCTTTGAGATTTTTTATAAAATACTGAGTAATTTTTTTCTTCGTGATTGTATAAATAACTATTTTTTTTAGATAGAAATTTATTATTACTTTTTTTATTTTTCTTTAATTTAATAGAATTTAAATTGCTTTGATTTATTAACTTTTTAAAGCTTCTTTTTTTAAAAACTAGAAGTAATATTCCTATAAAAATAATAAGTAAAATTGCGAAAAAATTTAACATGTAAAAAGTTAATAATTTTTATATCATCCAGTAATAAAATTAACATTATTTCGCTGATAAAGACTAAAGTGTTTAAAGATGTTTAAAGAACTATGCCATCTGATTTACCAAGTCTTTTACCCTCAATTTTTGTTCCATTAATTGGTATAGCAATGCCTGCTGTTTTTATCGTATTGATTGGAAGATTAATTACAGCAACTGAATAAATTATCAAACACTTAACTATTAAAAAAATGAGCGACTTTCAAAAATCATTCTCTGAATCAACAAGTTCTATTAAGTTTGATGAGAAATACATAGATACTTCTGTTCAACCAAATGATATTGGTGTAGCAGAACAATGGGCAGTAAAAACAGTTGCTGATCCCTTTGTAGGTAATTTAGCTACTCCAGTTAATAGTGGTTATTTTACAAAAGCCTTCATAAATAATTTACCTTTTTACAGAGAAGGTATTTCTCCTAATTTTAGAGGTTTAGAAACTGGAGCAGCTTTTGGGTATCTTCTATATGGACCTTTTACCATGACTGGCCCATTAAGAAATTCTGAATTTGCTCTAACAGCTGGACTTCTCGCTACTATTGGAGCTGTTCATATTTTGACAGCACTTTTTGTTCTATACAATGCACCTGGTAAAGCACCTAATGTTCAACCTCCGGACGCGACTGTTAATAATCCTCCAAAGGACTTATTTACAAGAGCTGGTTGGGCTGATTTTACTAGTGGATTTTGGTTAGGAGGATGTGGAGGAGCTGTTTTTGCTTGGTTACTTGTTGGGACATTACACTTAGATACCATAATGCCAATCATTAAAAATATTTGGACTGCTGGTTAATTTCTAAATAAAAGAATAAGTAATATTTTGATTTAATTTAAAATTTAATGGTGAGCTCTATTACCTAACGTATAGTGCGGTCCCATCTATAATTTCTAACTACTCTTCCTGCCGAAATTAGTTTAGATTTATAATGCAAGGATATTTTATCATTAGACTTTTTTAGCGTATCTAATCCTATTCCATTTCTGCCAAAATCTATTCCAGAACTATGGTAATAGTTTCCGTCTCCTTTGTAGATTCCAATATGATCACATTTTTCTTCATTTCCAAAAAATAATAGATCGCCAGGTCGTAGAGCCGCATACGATTCTTTGTAATAAAAAAGGTGCTTACAAAAACTTTTTATTTGAAAAGAGTCTCGGGGTATATAAATTTGATGCTTTAAAAAAGCAGTCTGAATTAATCCAGAACAATCAAAATTGGGTCCTAATGTACCTCCCCAAAGATATTCATTATTTAACTCAGATTGATTTTTGATCCATTTTAAAATTGAGTTAACTTTATCTTTTATAAAGAAGTGTTCATTTCCCAAACTGTTATTTTTTTTGAATTCGTATTTCTCAATAATTAATCCATCTAAATTTATCCAGCAGACGTATCCATCTTCATATAGTTGAACTAGTATTCTTGAAGATTTATGGTTGTTTTGATAATTATTTGGATAAATCAGCCTAAAAATTCTATCTTTAAATATTTCAGTCACTAATTTATCTTCTGTTTCATTTTGATATCCAGAAATATTAACTTTTAATTTCCACCAAATAGTTTTTGAAAAATTAGTTTGTTTAAATAGTGAGATAGGATTTTTATAACTTTCCATACAATGTCCTTTTACCATTTAAGTAGAGAGATGGGTATAGCCTTAAATGATATTTTAAGGAGAGTGTGCTCTTATGATAAAGATTTTTCAAGAGAAGATATTTCGATAACTTGGATTAATTATAAAAGTGAAAATAAAAGTGTATTTAAAGGTTTTGGAACTGGTATTAATAATAAAAAAATGGTTTACCCTGCCAGCATAGTCAAGTTAGTTTATGGCCTTGCTACATTTTATTGGATTAAAAAAGGAAGTTTATCATTATCAGATGAAATTATTGATGCTGTAAGGAAAATGTTGTCTTTTTCCAGTAATAATGCAACAAGCTTTTTAATTGATTTACTTACTGGAACAACAAGTGGACCTCGCATTGAAGGCGAACTATGGGAAAATTGGAAATATCAAAGAAGGATAATTAATGATTGGATAAATGATTTAAATTGGGAAGAATTGGATGGTATAAATTGCTGTCAGAAGACCTGGGACGATGGACCATTTGGTCGTGAGAAAGAATTTTATGGACATCATAATAAAAATAGAAACGCTATGAATTCTGATTCAGCTGCAAGGGTACTAGAGGAAATTATGATTCATATTGATTATCAAGAAAATGATTTAAATTTGCGAAGTTTTTTAAAAAGAAATTTAAATAAAATTGTTCTTAAAAAAGATTCTCTCAATCAAATAGATGGTTTTTTGGGTGCAGGATTACCAGAAAGCATTAATCTTTGGAGTAAAGCAGGCTTAATGTCTGAAGTTAGACATGATTCAGCCTGGTGGACTAATAGTCAATCTCTACACACTTTATTAGTCGTTTTTTGTAATGGAGAAAAATATTCTAAAGATACCTCCTTCTTACCATTAATAGCCAAAGAAATATATGAATTTAATAAGAGTTATCCGATTTGAGGATTTAAGTCAATCGTCTAAGTAATTAGAGTCTAATTTATCAGTATAGGCTTCATAAGGTAACATCATTACTTCCTCAAAATCTAAATCATTCATAATCCATTCTCTATATTCAGCTAACAAACTTTTTCTATCTTCATTATCTAATTCATAAATACGCAACGCTGTATCTTTGAAATTTTCTTTAATTAAATTTTCAATTTCTTTCCTCTTCATTTTATATTAATTCTCCTTCCAAAATCACTCTTCTTATTGTTGATAATGCAATTCCTGTTTGTGATCTGATTGATCGATATGAATATCCTTCATTGCGTAATCTGATTACCAAAGATTCTTTTAAAGGACTTATTTTGGGCCTTCCTCCCAGATTATTCCCAGATAATTTTCTTCGTAATAGTTGTTCTTTTTTTCTTTCTCCTAAACTTTTGTCTTCTAAATTATCTAATTCATATAAAATTTTAAAAATTGAGGAAATTTCATTAGAGGATTCATTAGCAGCAAAAAAACCAGTCAAAGTTCGCAATTTAATATCCTTATTAATTAATTTATTTATTGTCCGCAAACATTCTTTTTTATTTTTAAAGGCTCGGTCAAGCTGAGTTATTATTAATTGATCACCTCTAAATAAGCAATTTATAGCTTTATTGAGTTGGGGTTTGATTTCTTCATCTAAACTTATAAATTCAGAGAAAACTAAACTGCAACCCTCTTTCTTTAAAATTTTTATTTGCTCTTCTAAATATTCATTTTCATTATGAGCAGCTCTGGCATAACCTATCGCTTTAGAGTTTTTATTTTTTTCAGATAGTAAAAGACGTTTTCTTTTAAATTTAAAAGTCAATGTTTTATTACATATATTTTTTAATGTATCAATAAATTTTAAAAAAAACACTTTTTAGTACAAATAAATTCAATAATTACAATCTATTTATTAATTTAGAGTTTTATTATAATGTTCTAATATCTGTATTAAAAATAACGTTTCAAATACTGTTTTTTTTTAGTTGATGAAACAAAAATATTGTGTAATTATTAACTTTAATTTGGATTTTTAAATTATCGATGGACTAGTTAAATTCATTTATTTCTTGACTTCCATGTTTAGGCATCATTTTTGAAATTATTAATAGTTAATTCATCTTGTTTTTAGTAAAATAAGTTTACAGGTCAGAAACACTTAATTTGACAAATAATCCTAATAGTTTAATTTCAAAACCTGATTGGTTAAGAGTAAAAGCTCCGCAAGTTGAGAGAATTGGGAATACGGCAGCTTTGTTAAATGATTTAAAGCTCAATACTGTATGTCAAGAAGCAAGCTGTCCAAATATTGGTGAATGTTTTGCTAGTGGAACTGCCACTTTCCTTATAATGGGTCCTGGCTGTACTAGGGCATGTCCATATTGCGATATTGATTTTGATAGATCAAAAAGAGAATTAGATCCAACAGAACCATATCGTCTAGCCGAAGCAGTTTTTAGAATGAAGCTTAAACATGTTGTAATAACATCGGTAAATAGAGACGATCTTGAGGATGGTGGTGCATCTCAATTTTTTGAATGTGTTTATCAAGTAAGAAAAAAATCTCCTGAAACTACTATTGAGCTTTTAATTCCTGATTTTTGCGGTAACTGGAAAGCGCTTGAAAAAGTTCTTGATTCAAATCCAAACGTTTTAAACCACAATATTGAGACTGTGCCTTCACTATATAAAAAAGTAAGACCTCAGGGTAAATATGAGAGAACTCTTGAGTTACTAAAAAGAACCAGAAACTATTCTCCCAAAGTTTATACAAAGTCAGGCTTTATGCTTGGTCTTGGAGAAAAAGATGAGGAGGTCTTAAGTCTTCTTGAGGATTTAAAAAGTAATTTCGTCGATATTGTTACTATTGGGCAATATTTATCTCCTGGCCCAAATCATTTACCTGTTCAAAGATTTGTGAGTCCTTCAAAATTCAATTATTTTAAAGTTTTCGGGGAAAAAAATTTGGATTTTATGCAAGTAGTTAGTTCTCCTTTAACTCGAAGCAGTTACCATGCTGAAGAGATTCAAAAACTTATGAAAAAATATCCAAGATAGTAATTTTCATTTATTTGAATCTACCCACTCATTTAATGTCCATTCAACTAGATCATTTTTAATCATTGGATCATTCTTAATTATTTTTAGTGCATTTTCATAATTATTTATTTCAATAATTAGTAAGCCTCCAGCGCCTGGCCTCTTTAACCCATCTACTAAAAAACCACTTTTTATATTAATTCCATCTTTTTTTAATTTTTTAATCCATTCATAATGTTCTTTAATTACTTTTCGTTTTAAATCATTATTAACTAGGTATTCTTTTTTTATAATTTCAGTTTTTACAAAGAAAGGCATTTACATTTTCTTTATGCCAAGCATCTCTTCTTCACTTGGGGGAACAATTAATTTGAAAGTATTCTTGAAATGAGACCAATTTTCAATTATTTTGGCGGCCTTTAAGCTATTTGTTTTTGCTCGATATTCTCTAATAATTTCCAATAAGATATCTTCCTGCCTTGATGAAGTTATTTTATGAATGCTTACTATTTCCATATTAACTTTATTATTTAAATCATTATTCTCATCGATTATGAAAGCTATTCCACCAGTCATACCTGCACCAATATTTCTTCCTGTGGAACCTAGAATAACTACTTTCCCACCAGTCATGTATTCACAACAATGATCTCCTGCTCCCTCTGTTACTGCAGTGGCTCCACTATTTCTTACTGCAAATCTTTCTCCTGATTTTCCTAAAGCAAATAATTTTCCACCTGTTGCTCCATAAAGGCAAGTATTTCCTAAGATAACTTGTTCGGAGGATATTTCATCTATTTTTGGTGGAATTATTGTGAGTATTCCTCCATTCATTCCTTTACAAACATAATCATTAGCTTCTCCGATTAATTGAACATTCATTCCCTTCAATAAAAAGGCACCAAAGCTTTGTCCCGCATATCCTTTGAAATTTAAGTTAAGTTCGCCATTGAAGCCGGTGTTTCCATGAAGTTCTGCGATTTCACCAGATATTTTCGCACAAACACTTCTATCTGTATTTTTTATCTCAATTTCTTTGGTTAATATTTGGTGATTTTTAATTGAATCTATAAATTCAGTATCAGACAAAAACTCGTCCTCTAATACATAACCATTACTATGAGCATTTTTTGAATGTTTTAACCATGATCTATCAGGGGTTGAGTGTTTATTTACTAAAGAAGAAAGATCAATATTAGAAGTTTTGGGAAGATCGATATTTCTTGCAGAAAGAAATTCTTGATTACCAATCAGTTCTACCATATTAGAAACACCGATTTTACTCATAATCTGTCTTACTTCTTCAGCAATATAAAGGAAGAAATTGACAACATTTTCTGGAATACCTTTAAATCTTTTTCTTAATTCTTCTTTTTGAGTGGCAACTCCAACTGGACACTTGTTTGTATGACAAACCCGAGCCATTATGCATCCTTCAGCAATCATCGCCACAGAACCAAAACCGTATTCTTCAGCACCTAGTAAAGCTGCAATAACTACGTCCCAGCCTGTTTTAAGACCTCCATCAGTTCTCAAAATTACTCTATCGCGTAAGTTATTCTCTAAGAGAGATTTATGAACCTCAGCAACACCTAGTTCCCATGGTAAACCTGCATGTTTAATAGAACTCAGGGGTGAAGCACCTGTACCTCCGTCATGACCTGATATTTGAATTACATCTGCATTAGCTTTGCTTACTCCAGCAGCAATAGTGCCTATACCAATTTCAGAAACAAGTTTAACGCTTACTTTCGCTTTTGGATGAACTTGGTGTAAGTCGTGGATAAGTTGGGCTAAATCTTCAATTGAATAAATATCATGATGCGGGGGAGGAGATATTAAAGCTACTCCAGGTTTACTATTTCTTAGTTTTGCGATGTAAGAGTCAACTTTTGGACCAGGTAATTGTCCACCCTCTCCAGGTTTTGCACCTTGAGCCATTTTAATTTCGAGTTGTTTACCACTTCTTAGATATTCAGGTGTCACTCCAAATCTTCCAGATGC
This window contains:
- the psaB gene encoding photosystem I core protein PsaB, translated to MATKFPSFNQGLAQDPTTRRIWYGIATAHDFESHDGMTEEKLYQKLFSTHFGHLAIIALWVAGNLFHIAWQGNFEQFVLDPTHVRPIAHAIWDPHFGSGITEAMTQAGANGPVNIAYSGLYHWWYTIGMRTNEQLFQASIFMSILACWTLFAGWLHLQPKFRPSLAWFKNAESRLNHHLAVLFGFSSIAWTGHLVHVAIPESRGQHVGWDNWLTVLPHPAGLAPFFTLNWGAYAQNPDSLDQVFGTAEGAGTAIFTFLGGLHPQSEALWLTDIAHHHIAIGTVFVIAGHMYRNTFGIGHSLKEITEAHNTRHPNDPHKGSFGINHDGIYETVNNSLHFQLGLALASLGVATSLVAQHMGALPSYAFIARDYTTQSALYSHHQYIAMFLMVGAFAHGAIFFVRDYDPELNKDNVLARVLGTKEALISHLSWVTMLLGFHTLGIYVHNDVVVAFGNPEKQILIEPVFAQFVQAAQGKMMYGFNALLSDPTSSATLAANSLPGNHYWMDLINRQDALSAFLPIGPADFLVHHAIALGLHTTALILIKGALDARGTKLIPDKKDLGYAFPCDGPGRGGTCDSSSWDAMYLAMFWALNLIAWVTFYWHWKHLAIWQGNVAQFNESGTYLMGWFRDYLWLNSAQLINGYNPFGVNSLSPWAWMFLFGHLVWATGFMFLISWRGYWQELIETLVWAHQRTPIANLVGWRDKPVALSIVQARLVGLAHFTIGNILTFGAFVIASTSGKFG
- a CDS encoding glycosyltransferase family 2 protein; its protein translation is MSDIKQLISIIVPVFNESESIGLLLDEVINVMSSHKFNFELIVVNDGSKDNTHQVLKQLTHKIKELSVISLRKNYGQTAAMSAGFDNSKGDIVITLDGDLQNDPNDIPLLISEINNGYDLVCGWRFDRKDKLINRKIPSKIANKLIAHVTGLKLHDYGCSLKAFKKEIIEDIKLYGELHRFLPVLANIEGARIKEIKVNHRSRQYGSSKYGIDRTFRVLMDLLTVWFMTKFLTRPMYGFGFVGIISIFSSLAISSYLIVLKIMGEDIGNRPLLMFALILGIAGVQLFSFGLLSELLIRTYHESQSRPIYRIRSINSAKQN
- a CDS encoding annexin, whose translation is MLNFFAILLIIFIGILLLVFKKRSFKKLINQSNLNSIKLKKNKKSNNKFLSKKNSYLYNHEEKNYSVFYKKSQRNKMISLFQGDKENKLKALKIAKELADKSTLPILRKGLRDISPEVVEISALLIRQFK
- a CDS encoding photosystem I reaction center subunit VIII, which gives rise to MPSDLPSLLPSIFVPLIGIAMPAVFIVLIGRLITATE
- a CDS encoding photosystem I reaction center protein subunit XI encodes the protein MSDFQKSFSESTSSIKFDEKYIDTSVQPNDIGVAEQWAVKTVADPFVGNLATPVNSGYFTKAFINNLPFYREGISPNFRGLETGAAFGYLLYGPFTMTGPLRNSEFALTAGLLATIGAVHILTALFVLYNAPGKAPNVQPPDATVNNPPKDLFTRAGWADFTSGFWLGGCGGAVFAWLLVGTLHLDTIMPIIKNIWTAG
- a CDS encoding C40 family peptidase translates to MESYKNPISLFKQTNFSKTIWWKLKVNISGYQNETEDKLVTEIFKDRIFRLIYPNNYQNNHKSSRILVQLYEDGYVCWINLDGLIIEKYEFKKNNSLGNEHFFIKDKVNSILKWIKNQSELNNEYLWGGTLGPNFDCSGLIQTAFLKHQIYIPRDSFQIKSFCKHLFYYKESYAALRPGDLLFFGNEEKCDHIGIYKGDGNYYHSSGIDFGRNGIGLDTLKKSNDKISLHYKSKLISAGRVVRNYRWDRTIR
- a CDS encoding serine hydrolase; protein product: MSFYHLSREMGIALNDILRRVCSYDKDFSREDISITWINYKSENKSVFKGFGTGINNKKMVYPASIVKLVYGLATFYWIKKGSLSLSDEIIDAVRKMLSFSSNNATSFLIDLLTGTTSGPRIEGELWENWKYQRRIINDWINDLNWEELDGINCCQKTWDDGPFGREKEFYGHHNKNRNAMNSDSAARVLEEIMIHIDYQENDLNLRSFLKRNLNKIVLKKDSLNQIDGFLGAGLPESINLWSKAGLMSEVRHDSAWWTNSQSLHTLLVVFCNGEKYSKDTSFLPLIAKEIYEFNKSYPI
- a CDS encoding recombinase family protein; this encodes MFFLKFIDTLKNICNKTLTFKFKRKRLLLSEKNKNSKAIGYARAAHNENEYLEEQIKILKKEGCSLVFSEFISLDEEIKPQLNKAINCLFRGDQLIITQLDRAFKNKKECLRTINKLINKDIKLRTLTGFFAANESSNEISSIFKILYELDNLEDKSLGERKKEQLLRRKLSGNNLGGRPKISPLKESLVIRLRNEGYSYRSIRSQTGIALSTIRRVILEGELI
- the lipA gene encoding lipoyl synthase gives rise to the protein MTNNPNSLISKPDWLRVKAPQVERIGNTAALLNDLKLNTVCQEASCPNIGECFASGTATFLIMGPGCTRACPYCDIDFDRSKRELDPTEPYRLAEAVFRMKLKHVVITSVNRDDLEDGGASQFFECVYQVRKKSPETTIELLIPDFCGNWKALEKVLDSNPNVLNHNIETVPSLYKKVRPQGKYERTLELLKRTRNYSPKVYTKSGFMLGLGEKDEEVLSLLEDLKSNFVDIVTIGQYLSPGPNHLPVQRFVSPSKFNYFKVFGEKNLDFMQVVSSPLTRSSYHAEEIQKLMKKYPR